AAAGTGGTAATGGTTCCAAATAAAATTGAGCGATATCCGCCTATTTTATCAAACAAAACACCGCCAAATAAATTCCCTATCACCGTAGCTGCGGAATTCAACATTAAGACCATTCCCGCAATCGATAATGACTTTCCTAAATGATCATGCATGTAAATGGTATTTAACGGCCATAAAAAAGACGATCCCGTTACATTGACCGCCATCCCTATTACTAATAGCCATAATGATCTTGGCATCTCGATCCCCCTTTTCTTCTTTCTCTTGTAAAAACATACGTTTATTTCGTAATTCTAAAATCTAATTTTAATCCTTTTATTTTGTCCATTCAATATCATTGAGCATCTTAAAATTCTGACTATAATACCAAGAGTGAAGGCGACTGTTTTGCTGCGACAAGCAAATGACAAGATCCGAAAGAAGGGGCCTTTCCTTCTGTAGGAGATTGACATTTGACCTCGAGCAGCAAGGAGCCGTAACTGGATGACAAATGTGAAGGCGACTGCTTTGCTGCGACAAGCATCTGAACAGCCTTGACGTCGCGTACTTTGCGACAGAAAGGATGGACAGATGACCTCGAGCAGCAAGGAGCCGCAACTGGATGACCAAAGTGAAGGCGACTGCACTGAAAAAACCGCCATATAAAATGACGGTTTTTTCGATTATGATTGCTTTGATTTTACTGGTTGACTTGTTTTGGCATTTTTCCTTTTTAGTTGGTCCACAGGGCTATTTTCAGCGGCAAATTCATATCGTTCTGGATTTATGCCATTTTTTGTTTTTTGCTCCGGGTTATTTTGATTAGAACGTCTCTTCAAAACATTCTCCCTCCATACCGATCATGATCTAATAAAATCATATTATTTTGAAGCTGTTGTAGTTGAAATCGTTTTCGGTCTAACATCTCTCTTTGTTGGCTATTTGCACTATTATATAGTTGCAATAGATCATTATATAGTTCTTCTAGTTGTTGCATCGATTCTGTATATTCTTCATCATGATAATGTCCTTGGAGATGCCCTTCTTTATACTGATCTTGTGCTTGTCTAAATACATCTTCACAACGCTGGATGAATTGATCCATCGAATCTCTTGTTGCCATACTCATCCTCCTCACAACTGTTGAAGCGTTATAGGCTTCTTTTCTTAGTTTTTTCAAAAGCTTCACTTTCTATAGATGGGAAAGTACGGTTTTCTAGGGGAACGCTTCTATGTTCACTTTATTTTTTTATGATAATATTAGGAAGCATGAAAACCCCAATGGTAGGCATTTTAGATGGATGTAGGGATTTTTTAGGAGGTAGGAAGCATGGAAAATCCATTTCCTTTTGCAAGTGATCAAAAAAGATATCATACGTGGAACTATCATTTACGCCAAACATTTGGACATAAAGTCTTTAAAGTTGCTTTAGATGGTGGCTTTGATTGCCCAAACCGTGATGGTACGGTTTCCTATGGTGGTTGTACATTTTGTAGTGCAGCGGGTTCTGGCGATTTTGCCGGAAATCGGGCAGATGACTTAACGACACAATTTAATGAAATAAAAGAAAAAATGCATGAGAAATGGAAAGATGGGAAGTATATGGCCTACTTTCAAGCTTTCACAAATACTCATGCCCCTGTTGATGTACTGCGTGAAAAATATGAAACCGTTCTTCAATTAGAAGGCGTTGTCGGACTTTCAATTGCCACAAGGCCCGATTGTTTACCAGATGATGTAGTCGAATATTTAGCTGAATTGAATAAACGGACTTATTTATGGGTGGAACTAGGCTTACAAACGGTTCATGAACAGACCGCAGAACTAATCAATCGTGCCCATGATTTCCAATGCTATGTCGACGGTGTCGCGAAATTAAG
This DNA window, taken from Oikeobacillus pervagus, encodes the following:
- a CDS encoding YtzC family protein, with translation MATRDSMDQFIQRCEDVFRQAQDQYKEGHLQGHYHDEEYTESMQQLEELYNDLLQLYNSANSQQREMLDRKRFQLQQLQNNMILLDHDRYGGRMF
- a CDS encoding TIGR01212 family radical SAM protein (This family includes YhcC from E. coli K-12, an uncharacterized radical SAM protein.), translated to MENPFPFASDQKRYHTWNYHLRQTFGHKVFKVALDGGFDCPNRDGTVSYGGCTFCSAAGSGDFAGNRADDLTTQFNEIKEKMHEKWKDGKYMAYFQAFTNTHAPVDVLREKYETVLQLEGVVGLSIATRPDCLPDDVVEYLAELNKRTYLWVELGLQTVHEQTAELINRAHDFQCYVDGVAKLRKHGVRVCSHIINGLPLESKEMMMETAKQVTDLDVQGIKIHLLHLLKGTPMVKQYEKGLLQFLSFDDYVNLVCDQLEILPPEMVIHRITGDGPIDLMVGPMWSVNKWEVLNAIDRELKRRNSWQGKYYHQMKTKVKE
- a CDS encoding glycogen biosynthesis protein GlgD, which produces MKRRSNQNNPEQKTKNGINPERYEFAAENSPVDQLKRKNAKTSQPVKSKQS